The proteins below are encoded in one region of Danio rerio strain Tuebingen ecotype United States chromosome 12, GRCz12tu, whole genome shotgun sequence:
- the LOC137490453 gene encoding 5-hydroxytryptamine receptor 3A → MSLVSASVFCLLLLIDGVLSKQVCSKQDVLDYLNLTRGNEKFTTCRPPLDWTKPTIVYFDIHLFCILSVIEKSQIFVPFLWMTARWNNDLILWDPKDFCGITNVVLPKEMLWVPDLFILEAIEKEEGLPNPYLTITYDGNVTMEDDHKIISTCALNVHKFPFDTQTCHITVFSVNHSDKEIKLVPASNSTKATQMARDLLLTQGEWELLNISVSNQNMLYEGQSFQTLKYT, encoded by the exons ATGAGTCTTGTTTCTGCCTCTGTTTTCTGTCTGCTTTTATTAATAG ATGGAGTGTTGTCTAAACAAGTATGCAGTAAGCAGGATGTTCTGGATTATTTGAATCTTACCAGAGGCAATGAGAAGTTCACAACTTGTCGTCCTCCACTGGACTGGACTAAGCCCACCATTGTGTATTTTGACATTCACCTCTTCTGCATCCTCTCTGTG ATTGAAAAATCTCAAATCTTTGTCCCTTTTTTATGGATGACTGCG CGCTGGAACAATGACCTAATCCTTTGGGATCCTAAGGACTTTTGTGGCATTACAAATGTGGTTTTACCAAAAGAGATGCTTTGGGTACCAGACCTCTTCATTTTAGAGGC CATAGAGAAGGAAGAAGGACTACCGAACCCGTATTTGACTATTACTTATGATGGGAATGTGACAATGGAGGATGACCATAAAATCATCAGCACATGTGCATTGAATGTGCATAAATTTCCTTTTGATACTCAAACCTGCCACATCACAGTGTTTTCAGTGAATCACTCCG ATAAAGAAATTAAGCTGGTTCCTGCCTCCAATTCAACTAAAGCAACACAAATGGCTCGAGACCTATTATTAACACAAGGAGAATGGGAGCTCCTCAACATATCCGTGTCCAACCAAAACATGCTTTATGAGGGCCAGTCATTTCAAACATTAAAGTACACG TGA
- the lrrc59 gene encoding leucine-rich repeat-containing protein 59 (The RefSeq protein has 1 substitution compared to this genomic sequence) yields the protein MNKGKIENIKDKIDGNELDLSLSNLTEVPVKELAAFPKATFLDLSCNNLITLTPEFCSLTHLIKIDLNKNQLVCLPEEIGQLVNLQHLDLYNNKLKMLPIGFSQLKSLKWLDLKDNPLEPTLAKAAGDCLDEKQCRQCASRVLQHMKVLQEEAEKELERRLLKEREQEKKKEAKQREKEAREKEAQKKKKAEEKERKRKEYQAQVAAVAAQEQQKKKKEEKKKKAAQNQGKKAAPESVPKAKRSICSLFFSLLLKLVLLLVIGVSSVVAVCQLTELRKEAFCIPLNVHFEETVRWAQGLDVVQQVIQKMSDLRT from the exons ATGAATAAAGGCAAAATTGAAAACATTAAAGACAAAATTGATGGCAACGAGCTGGATTTGAGTCTCAGCAATTTAACAGAAGTGCCAGTCAAGGAGTTg GCCGCCTTTCCGAAGGCAACCTTTTTGGATCTGTCctgtaataatttaattacattgaCT CCTGAATTCTGTAGCTTGACTCACCTTATCAAAATTGACCTGAACAAGAACCAGCTCGTCTGCTTACCAGAAGAAATCGGACAACTTGTTAATCTCCAGCATCTTGATTTGTACAACAACAAACTAAAAATGCTTCCTATCGGCTTCTCACAGCTCAAG AGTCTGAAATGGCTGGATCTGAAGGATAACCCCTTGGAGCCAACACTGGCCAAGGCAGCAGGCGATTGCTTGGATGAGAAGCAGTGCAGACAGTGTGCATCCAGG GTTCTCCAGCACATGAAGGTACTGCAGGAAGAAGCAGAAAAGGAACTAGAACGTCGATTACTGAAAGAGAGAG aacaagaaaagaaaaaagaagccaAGCAGAGAGAAAAGGAGGCCAGAGAAAAGGAagcacagaagaagaaaaaagcagaagaaaaagAGAGGAAGAGAAAGGAGTATCAAGCCCAGGTCGCTGCAGTTGCTGCTCAAGAACaacagaaaaagaagaaagaagagaagaaaaagaaagCGGCACAAAATCAAG GTAAAAAGGCAGCTCCAGAATCTGTGCCCAAAGCCAAGCGCTCCATCTGCTCCCTGTTCTTCTCTCTTCTCCTCAAACTCGTCCTCCTGGTTGTCATTGGAGTATCAAGCGTTGTAGCAGTTTGTCAGTTAACAGAACTGAGGAAGGAAGCGTTCTGTATCCCGCTCAACGTTCACTTTGAGGAGACGGTGAGGTGGGCTCAGGGTTTGGATGTTGTGCAGCAAGTCATTCAGAAAATGTCTGATCTCAGAACATAA
- the nat9 gene encoding alpha/beta-tubulin-N-acetyltransferase 9 — MRINEDTLLEGEKVVLVPYNAEHVPRYHQWMCSPDLQKLTASEPLTLEQEYDMQTSWREDDDKCTFIILDKQKWADASVPEQECMVGDVNIFLTDPSDPSLAELEIMIAVPCYRGKGIGKEVTRMMMCYGIHKLGIRKFEVKIGLDNKISIAMFKKFHFKELSISEVFQEVTLGVTVNEALHKHVFGNMDFMLQREYGKTRDSRQATFTPLSL; from the exons ATGAGGATAAATGAAGATACGCTACTGGAGGGGGAGAAGGTTGTTTTGGTTCCTTACAACGCAGAACATGTTCCCAG GTATCATCAGTGGATGTGCTCTCCTGACCTGCAGAAGCTGACCGCATCAGAGCCGCTGACTCTGGAGCAGGAGTATGACATGCAGACGAGCTGGAGAGAAGATGATGACA AGTGCACTTTCATCATCTTGGATAAACAGAAATGGGCAGATGCGAGTGTCCCGGAGCAGGAGTGCATGGTGGGAGATGTTAACATTTTCCTGACGGACCCCAGCGATCCTTCCCTGGCTGAACTGGAGATTATGATTGCAG TGCCCTGCTACAGAGGAAAGGGAATTGGCAAAGAAGTAACACGCATGATGATGTGCTATG GCATCCATAAACTTGGAATTCGGAAATTTGAAGTTAAGATTGGTTTGGATAACAAAATCAGCATCGCCATGTTTAAGAAATTCCACTTCAAAGAG CTCTCCATCAGTGAAGTGTTTCAGGAGGTCACGCTTGGTGTCACTGTGAACGAGGCTTTGCACAAGCACGTGTTTGGAAACATGGACTTCATGCTGCAGAGGGAGTATGGGAAGACCCGCGACAGCAGACAGGCCACATTCACACCATTATCCCTGTGA